Proteins from a single region of Bremerella sp. JC817:
- a CDS encoding MBL fold metallo-hydrolase, with translation MLARKEIFPNVIELNFQAGELLGCNVYLVYEGNEWILIDIGFDETVEDYIEVIRNMDFPLANCKTLVATHADVDHIQGLAKAKQLLSTTVTSHPLAVKALEAGDKLQTFAEIELQDIHLDMPPVKIEHQVKEGDILTVGKLELEVWHTPGHTNSQLSFRMGDLLFSGDNIYRDGCVGAIDAHHGSDIVAFIKSLERIRDSDVKWLLPSHGPIFRKDNAQIEQTLDRLKSYLHMADFGTCAIDWPLMDEWEEEILKGKLPQ, from the coding sequence ATGCTGGCCCGCAAAGAAATCTTCCCCAACGTTATCGAACTCAATTTTCAAGCCGGCGAATTGCTCGGCTGCAATGTCTACCTGGTCTACGAAGGTAACGAGTGGATCCTTATCGATATCGGCTTCGACGAGACAGTCGAAGACTACATCGAAGTGATCCGCAACATGGACTTCCCTCTGGCCAATTGCAAGACGCTGGTTGCCACCCATGCCGACGTCGACCACATCCAAGGTCTGGCGAAGGCGAAGCAACTGCTCAGCACCACGGTTACTTCCCACCCGCTGGCGGTCAAAGCCCTGGAAGCGGGGGACAAGCTACAGACATTCGCCGAAATCGAACTGCAAGATATCCACCTCGATATGCCCCCGGTGAAGATCGAACACCAGGTCAAAGAGGGAGACATCCTGACGGTTGGTAAGCTGGAACTTGAAGTCTGGCATACGCCTGGGCACACCAACAGCCAGCTCAGCTTCCGCATGGGGGACCTGCTGTTCTCGGGCGACAATATCTACCGCGACGGCTGCGTTGGAGCGATCGATGCCCATCATGGCAGCGACATCGTGGCATTCATCAAGTCGCTGGAACGGATTCGCGACAGCGATGTGAAATGGCTTTTGCCAAGCCATGGCCCGATCTTCCGTAAAGACAACGCCCAGATCGAGCAGACGCTCGACCGCCTGAAGTCGTATCTGCATATGGCCGACTTCGGCACGTGTGCCATCGACTGGCCACTGATGGACGAATGGGAAGAAGAGATCCTGAAGGGTAAATTGCCGCAGTAA
- a CDS encoding ammonium transporter, with protein sequence MVSSLSLPNRAWFAMIAIALGLMISYPLSAQDSGTPASEDAPVVEAEAGEERAEEAAEAEGAEEEEAPVTAESVLGDVDTLWTCLAAFLVFFMQAGFALVEAGFTRAKNACNIIMKNLMDFSIGSISFWLVGFGLMFGATNGFCGTDLFFFDGDSDAALAINSNAGFNWAFLIFQTVFCATAATIVSGAMAERTKFSAYLVYSVLITVIVYPIFGSWCWGGLYKAEGMDAGWLEGRGFLDFAGSTVVHSIGGWCALAGAITIGPRIGKYTADGKVKPIAGHSIPLGALGVFILWLGWFGFNPGSTTAVGGGSFAYIAVTTNLAAAAGVVGAMITSWAMFGKPDTSFTLNGALAGLVSITAGCDCLSPLWAAVAGLIGGVLVVLSCVFFDKLKIDDPVGAVSVHGVCGAWGTLAVGLFMKETGLVNGGGLEQTITQVIGIAVGFVWAFGVSFVIFNLIKFTMGLRVTAEEEMQGLDIHEHGMYAYPAHLVTEGTSQAGHIAS encoded by the coding sequence ATGGTAAGTTCCCTCTCCCTCCCCAACCGAGCGTGGTTTGCGATGATCGCAATCGCTCTCGGCCTCATGATCTCTTACCCGCTTTCAGCGCAAGACTCTGGAACCCCGGCCTCGGAAGATGCTCCGGTAGTCGAAGCCGAAGCTGGCGAAGAACGAGCTGAAGAAGCCGCCGAAGCTGAAGGTGCTGAAGAAGAAGAAGCTCCTGTTACCGCCGAATCTGTCCTCGGCGACGTCGATACGCTGTGGACCTGTCTTGCAGCATTCCTCGTGTTCTTCATGCAGGCAGGTTTCGCGTTGGTCGAAGCTGGTTTCACCCGTGCGAAGAACGCTTGTAACATCATCATGAAGAACCTGATGGACTTCTCCATCGGCTCGATTTCATTCTGGCTGGTTGGTTTCGGCCTGATGTTTGGTGCGACCAACGGCTTCTGTGGAACAGACCTGTTCTTCTTCGATGGCGACAGCGACGCTGCTTTAGCAATCAACTCGAATGCCGGTTTCAACTGGGCGTTTTTGATCTTCCAGACCGTGTTCTGTGCCACCGCCGCAACCATCGTTTCCGGTGCCATGGCGGAACGTACCAAGTTCTCGGCCTACCTGGTTTACTCTGTCCTGATCACCGTGATTGTTTACCCGATTTTCGGTAGCTGGTGCTGGGGCGGTCTCTACAAGGCCGAAGGTATGGATGCCGGCTGGCTGGAAGGCCGGGGCTTCCTCGACTTCGCTGGTTCGACGGTCGTTCACTCGATCGGTGGTTGGTGTGCCTTGGCGGGTGCCATCACGATCGGTCCACGTATCGGTAAGTACACTGCAGACGGCAAGGTTAAGCCAATCGCTGGTCACAGCATCCCGCTGGGTGCTCTGGGTGTGTTCATCCTGTGGTTGGGTTGGTTCGGTTTTAACCCAGGTTCGACCACCGCTGTTGGTGGCGGCTCGTTCGCTTACATCGCCGTGACCACCAACCTGGCTGCTGCCGCTGGTGTTGTCGGTGCCATGATCACTTCGTGGGCCATGTTCGGTAAGCCTGACACCTCGTTCACCTTGAACGGTGCTCTGGCCGGTCTGGTTTCGATCACCGCTGGCTGTGACTGCCTGAGCCCACTGTGGGCTGCTGTTGCCGGTCTGATCGGTGGCGTCCTGGTTGTCCTCTCCTGCGTCTTCTTCGACAAGCTGAAGATCGACGATCCTGTCGGTGCTGTCTCGGTCCACGGTGTTTGTGGTGCTTGGGGTACGCTGGCTGTCGGTCTCTTCATGAAGGAAACGGGTCTGGTCAACGGCGGTGGTCTCGAACAAACCATCACCCAGGTCATCGGTATCGCAGTCGGCTTCGTCTGGGCCTTCGGTGTGAGCTTTGTGATCTTTAACCTGATCAAGTTCACCATGGGTCTGCGAGTCACCGCGGAAGAAGAAATGCAGGGTCTCGATATCCACGAGCACGGCATGTACGCCTACCCAGCACACCTGGTCACGGAAGGCACCAGCCAGGCTGGCCATATCGCCTCCTAG
- a CDS encoding P-II family nitrogen regulator: protein MKLVIAIIQPSRLEAVKEALTEVEVFRLTVMDCQGFGRQKGQTEVYRGHEFTVNLLRKVQLQIAVNEDFVEPTIDAIVKGARTGDKGEIGDGKIFVVPMDDCIRIRTGERGPEAI, encoded by the coding sequence ATGAAACTTGTGATCGCGATCATTCAGCCCAGCCGACTGGAAGCCGTTAAGGAAGCCCTGACCGAGGTGGAAGTGTTCCGCCTGACGGTGATGGACTGCCAAGGTTTCGGCCGCCAGAAGGGGCAGACCGAGGTCTATCGCGGGCACGAGTTCACCGTCAACCTGCTCCGCAAGGTGCAGTTGCAGATCGCCGTCAATGAAGACTTCGTCGAGCCCACGATCGATGCGATCGTGAAGGGGGCCCGAACCGGCGATAAGGGCGAGATCGGCGACGGCAAGATCTTCGTCGTGCCAATGGACGACTGTATCCGTATCCGTACCGGAGAACGGGGTCCCGAGGCGATCTAG